DNA sequence from the Bordetella genomosp. 9 genome:
TTTCCCCGACGGAGGCCGCGTAACGCAAGGGTTGGTCTGACTCGACCACTTCGACGTAGTGCGACAGATGGCCTTCGCGTTTCGCCAGGTAGACCGTCTCGCCGGTGGCTTCCCGCAGGCCGTGCAGCAGGGAACCCATGCTGGACAGCAAGGGATCGTTCTCCGTGATGATGCGCGCCTCATTGAAGATGCGCCGCGTCGGGTAGTAATCCTTGCCGTCATTCAGGCGATACAGGTACCCGTTGCTCTCCAACGTCTTCAGCAAGGCCAGGCAACTGGACTTGGGAAGCTCAAGCCGCTTGCTGATCAGGGCAAGCGGCACCGGCTGCCGCAATTCCGCGAACAACTGGAAGATCTGCACGACCCGGCGTGCGCTTTTCACGTCGGTCTCGGAGGGGTTTTTCATGACGCTCCCTGAAGTCGCGGGATTCTAAAGCACATTGCGGACCGCCACCTTGATGGGTATCATACGTTCACGTATAAAAATGACCGTTCATATATATGAACGTTTGAGTTCAGCAACGACGCCAAACGGTTCGCCCGAAACCGTTGTGCGCTCCCTATCCAACCACCGATGAGACGAGGTCCCATGTATTCCCACATTCAAGTTCGACCGCTTTCGGGCGCCCTGGGCGCCGAGGTTTTCGGCGCGCAACTGTCCGGCGAAATGCCCGAGGCCACGATTGCCGAGATCAAGCGCGCGTTCAACCAGTATCTGGTCATCTTCTTCCGGGACCAGGAAGCGTCGGATCACGATCTGGCCCGCTTTGCCCGTCACTTCGGCGATCTGGCCGTGCTGCCTCCTCATCGCCAGCACCCCGGCCAGTTCCCCGAGCTGCTGGTTATCGACAAGAAGCCCGACACGGGCCTGGTTTTTGGTTGGGAATGGCACTCCGATACCACGCACCTGGAAGTTCCCCCGCTGGGATCGGTGCTGGCTGCGCGGCAACTGCCGCCGGTGGGTGGCGACACCATGTTCGCCAACCAGTACATGGCCTATGACACCTTGTCCGACGCCATGAAGGCGATGCTGGACGGCATAAAAGCGGTTCATTCCAACAGCCGCATCCTGGCCTCGCTGGAAGTGGACGATGTCCTCGCGCCGGGCCAGGGCCTGGGGAACAAGGACGGCACCATGTCGGCCGTGCATCCCGTGGTCCGTACCCATCCCGACACCGGCCGCAAGGCGCTCTTCGTCAACAAGATGCATACCGAACGGTTCGAAGGCATGACCATCGCCGAGAGCCAGCCTTTGCTGAATTACCTGTACGAGCACAGCACGCGGCCCGAGTTCACCTGCCGCTTCCGCTGGGAGCCGGGCTCGATCGCCTTCTGGGATAACCGCTGCTGTCAGCATCTGGCACTGGACGACTATCCCGGCCAACGCCGGCTGATGCACCGTGTCCAGATCCGCGGCACGCGTCCCGTCTGAGCACGACTGCCGGCACAGGCAGGGGGCCGCGCATCGACGCGGCCAGAAAAACGAGAACCACGGAGGAACAAATGAAGAGACTGAATTTGCTTCCGGCGTCACGCCGGGCTTCCTGTATGGCGACACTGCTGGGGCTGGCGACGCTGGCGGCCGGTACCGACGTTGTGGCTGGTGACTATCCCGACGAGCCCATACGCATGGTCGTTCCTTATGCCCCCGCCGGCGGTACGGATGAGCTGGGCCGGTTGCTGGCCCAGAAACTGTCCGCCGCGGTCGGCCAGTCCGTCATCGTGGAGAACCGCCCCGGTGCCGACGGCATGATAGGCACGGCCTACGTGGCACAGGCCAAGCCCAACGGCTACACGGTGGCCTTCGTGTCGAGCGGCCACGCGGTCAATCCCACCCTGTACAAGAACATCAGCTTCGATACCGTAAAGGATCTGCGCTGCGTCACGCAGACCGCCGTGCAGCAGATCGTGCTGGTGGTCACGCCGTCCCTGCCGGTGCGCAGCGTCAAGGAGTTGATCGACTACGGGAAGAGCCATCCCAACGCGCTCTACTTCGGCACATCGTCCAAGGCGTCGCAACTGCCGATGGAGCTGTTCGCCAGGATGACGGGCCTGAAGCTGACGGCCGTACCCTACAAAGGGTCGGGGCCGGCGCTGACCGACATGATCGCGGGGCGGGTACAGATGGGCTTCATTGCTGCCGCTTCGGCCATCCCCTATATCAAGTCCGGGCATCTGCGGGCGCTGGCCATAGGCGACGACCACCGTTCTCCTTCGCTGCCCGATCTCCCCACCGTCGCTGAGGCGGGCGTGCCGGGGTTCCAGGCCAATCTGTGGTCCGGCATGTTCGTTCCCAACGGGACGCCGGCGCCGGTGATCAATCGTCTCAACGACGTGCTGGTGAAAACGGTCAAGGATCCCGCCTTCGCGAAGACCATGGAAAACCATGGCTTCGAACCCGCCGGCACCACGCCCGCGCAGTGCGACGCCTTTATCGTGAAGGAGATCGCCAAGTGGGCGGCGGTGGCCAAGGATGCGGGGATAGCCGCCGAATAGGCTTGTCCAATGCGCCTGGTCTTCAACCGCCCTGCAGCCCGCCGAAGAAACGCATCGCGTTCGACTCCAGTCCCTCGATGTAATAACCGCCTTCCTGCACCACCAGGGTCGGCAGCTTCAGCGCGCTCACCTCGCGACCCAGGCGTTCGAAGCCGTTCTCGGTGACCGCCACCTTGGCCTGCGGGTCCTTCTCGAAAATATCGAAGCCCAGCGACAGCACCAGCGCGTCGGGTTGGAAAAGGTCGATCGCGCGCCGGGCCTCGGCCAGGCGTTCGAAGAACACCGACTCGGGCGACCCATGCGGCATGGGGAGGTTGATGTTGTAGCCGTAGCCCTCGCCGTCGCCGCGTTCGTCCTCGAAGCCGGCGACGGCGGGATAGAAGTTGCATGGATCGCCGTGGATGGACACGTAGAGCACGTCGCTGCGGGTATAGAAGATTTCCTGGATGCCCTGGCCGTGATGCATGTCGGTATCCAGGATCGCCACCTTGGGATACTTCGCCGTCAGGCATTGCGCGGCGATGGCGGCATTGTTCAGGTAGCAGAAGCCGCCCGCGGCCTCCCGCCGGGCATGGTGCCCGGGCGGACGGCAGATGGCGTAGGCCTGGCGTTCCCCCGCCATCAGCGTCTGCGCGCCGGCGATGGCGCATTGCGCGGACCAATAAGCGGAATGCCACGTGTGCTCGCCCACCGGGCAGCTGCCATCGGCCAGATATCGGCCGGCCTGCGCCAGCACGCCGCGCAGCGGATTGCGCTCGCGCACGAAGATGGTGGACATGACTTCATCGCCCCAGTCTTCCGGCATCTGCTTCCATTGCTGGTGCACGGATTGCAGGAAACGCAGGTATTCCAGCGAGTGGACCGCGGAGATGGCCCCCGCGCCGTGATCGGCGGGCGCCTGGACATCGAAGCCCAGCTTGCGCGAGGCGCCGACCAGGCCGTCCAGGCGGGATGGAACTTCCTGAGGATCACGCATCTTCCCCCGCGAAAAGTAGGTGCGGGGATGATGCAGTTTCTGGTCTTCGTGGAAATAGGCTTTCATGTTCGCGTGTCCTTATGTCCCGGCCCTATGCCGGGACTCCATGCTTTTCCTGGTAAAGCGCGCGCACATGCAGCCGCGCGTCCTCCAGATGCAGGCGCATCGCCGCGGATGCCGCGGCGACGTCGCGCCGGCGCAGGCAGTCGACGATCGGCTGATGCGTTTCGGCGACGCGTTGCGGATCCTGGTAGGCCAGCTCGATCAGCGCCATGATCATGCGCAGCTCCGTGCGCATGTTCATGAACAGGCGCAGCAGGTAGCCGTTGCCCGAGAGCTCGCAGATCAAAGTATGGAACTCCAGGTCGCGCATCACCCGCTGCGTCTGGGGCGCGCTGGCGGCTTCGGCCACCATGCGCGCCAGCGCGGCTTGCAACCGGTGCATGCCGGCGTCGTCGGCGTTTTTGCAGGCGAGTTCGACGGCCTGCAGTTCCATGTGCAGGCGAACCTGGTACAGATCGTCGATTTCGCCGGCGGTGATGGTCCGCACCATGAAGCCGTGGCGCGGACGGGCGACGACGATGCCTTGGCGTTCCAGGCGGCGCGCGGCTTCCCGAACGGGTGCGCGGCTGATGCCCATGCGCCGCGCCAGCTCGGCCTCGATGATGCGGGCGCCCGGCGGCAGCTGGCCCGCGGCGATCGCGTGTATCAACTGGGCTTCGACTTCCGCCACAAGGTCGGTGGCCTCGATGGGGGCGAAGCCGCCATCGTCGTCCAGGATCGTGGTGGTCTTCATCGTGACGGGGCCGATGCGCCACCGCCGGGCGCGCCAGCGCGGGTATTGTGCCGGCGCAACGCCAGCCACGCGCCGCTGCCCATGATCAGCGCGATGCCGGCCAGCGCGACGGTATCGGGGGGGCGGTCGAACCAGAAGGTGCTTATCAGGACAGCCAGCATCAGTTGTAGGTAGTTCAAGGGGGCCAGGATGGAAGCCTGCGCCCGGCGGAAGGCGGCGAGCAGCAGAAGTTGCGCCACGCCGCTGCACGCGCCGCCCGCCAGCAGCAGCAGGAGCTGCGGCCATCCGGGCCAGGCGGCGGGCAAGGCGAAGAGGGCGGGCGTGCCGGTAATGACCAGGCAGACCACGGCCATATAAGCGTACTGTACCGGCGCGGCCACCAGCCCGGATAGCCGGCGGGTCAGCAGCTGGAAGAACGCATAGCTGACGGCGGCGATGGCCATGAGCACGGCGCCCGTCCAGGGCAGGTCGCCGCCGGGCCGCACGATGAGCAGCATGCCCGCGAAGCCGGCGATGACGGCGGTCCATTGCATCGGACCGACCCGCTCGCCCAGCAGCCAGGGCGACAGCGCCACCATGATCAGGGGCGAGGTGAAGTAGATGGCCGTCGCCTCGGCCAGCGGCATGATGGTCAGCGCGGTCATGAAGGCGGTGGCCACGCAGGCCAGCGCCACGCTGCGCGCCAGCAGCAATCCGCGATGCGGCGC
Encoded proteins:
- a CDS encoding IclR family transcriptional regulator; this encodes MKNPSETDVKSARRVVQIFQLFAELRQPVPLALISKRLELPKSSCLALLKTLESNGYLYRLNDGKDYYPTRRIFNEARIITENDPLLSSMGSLLHGLREATGETVYLAKREGHLSHYVEVVESDQPLRYAASVGEKRQLHIGAAGQCLLAAMPDDERDALIDELDLTKYSANTITSAAKLKKALAEGKARGWYLSVGGYQSGVASIGGHVWINGEPYAIVVAGPTQRIIDNEQAIGRAVAALCKRVTQQR
- a CDS encoding TauD/TfdA dioxygenase family protein, which gives rise to MYSHIQVRPLSGALGAEVFGAQLSGEMPEATIAEIKRAFNQYLVIFFRDQEASDHDLARFARHFGDLAVLPPHRQHPGQFPELLVIDKKPDTGLVFGWEWHSDTTHLEVPPLGSVLAARQLPPVGGDTMFANQYMAYDTLSDAMKAMLDGIKAVHSNSRILASLEVDDVLAPGQGLGNKDGTMSAVHPVVRTHPDTGRKALFVNKMHTERFEGMTIAESQPLLNYLYEHSTRPEFTCRFRWEPGSIAFWDNRCCQHLALDDYPGQRRLMHRVQIRGTRPV
- a CDS encoding Bug family tripartite tricarboxylate transporter substrate binding protein codes for the protein MATLLGLATLAAGTDVVAGDYPDEPIRMVVPYAPAGGTDELGRLLAQKLSAAVGQSVIVENRPGADGMIGTAYVAQAKPNGYTVAFVSSGHAVNPTLYKNISFDTVKDLRCVTQTAVQQIVLVVTPSLPVRSVKELIDYGKSHPNALYFGTSSKASQLPMELFARMTGLKLTAVPYKGSGPALTDMIAGRVQMGFIAAASAIPYIKSGHLRALAIGDDHRSPSLPDLPTVAEAGVPGFQANLWSGMFVPNGTPAPVINRLNDVLVKTVKDPAFAKTMENHGFEPAGTTPAQCDAFIVKEIAKWAAVAKDAGIAAE
- a CDS encoding histone deacetylase family protein; amino-acid sequence: MKAYFHEDQKLHHPRTYFSRGKMRDPQEVPSRLDGLVGASRKLGFDVQAPADHGAGAISAVHSLEYLRFLQSVHQQWKQMPEDWGDEVMSTIFVRERNPLRGVLAQAGRYLADGSCPVGEHTWHSAYWSAQCAIAGAQTLMAGERQAYAICRPPGHHARREAAGGFCYLNNAAIAAQCLTAKYPKVAILDTDMHHGQGIQEIFYTRSDVLYVSIHGDPCNFYPAVAGFEDERGDGEGYGYNINLPMPHGSPESVFFERLAEARRAIDLFQPDALVLSLGFDIFEKDPQAKVAVTENGFERLGREVSALKLPTLVVQEGGYYIEGLESNAMRFFGGLQGG
- a CDS encoding GntR family transcriptional regulator; translated protein: MKTTTILDDDGGFAPIEATDLVAEVEAQLIHAIAAGQLPPGARIIEAELARRMGISRAPVREAARRLERQGIVVARPRHGFMVRTITAGEIDDLYQVRLHMELQAVELACKNADDAGMHRLQAALARMVAEAASAPQTQRVMRDLEFHTLICELSGNGYLLRLFMNMRTELRMIMALIELAYQDPQRVAETHQPIVDCLRRRDVAAASAAMRLHLEDARLHVRALYQEKHGVPA
- a CDS encoding DMT family transporter, encoding MASHARVASTTVTTRDAARDTAHDGAHDGAHSAAVAGDGGAASVRVGIALFLAALCAFATFDAFCKQMLATYSSPFMNLMRYVATSTIAAFWLARQARHGVSLRLWRAPHRGLLLARSVALACVATAFMTALTIMPLAEATAIYFTSPLIMVALSPWLLGERVGPMQWTAVIAGFAGMLLIVRPGGDLPWTGAVLMAIAAVSYAFFQLLTRRLSGLVAAPVQYAYMAVVCLVITGTPALFALPAAWPGWPQLLLLLAGGACSGVAQLLLLAAFRRAQASILAPLNYLQLMLAVLISTFWFDRPPDTVALAGIALIMGSGAWLALRRHNTRAGAPGGGASAPSR